In the genome of Dama dama isolate Ldn47 chromosome 33, ASM3311817v1, whole genome shotgun sequence, the window gtatttcatttcAAAAGGAAATTGTGAAATTGATGAAAACTGGGACAAGATAATGAATTCTTATCTCTAAAATTAATTGATTTGGAACTAGTGAATTCTTATGTAAATTAAGAATTAGgttatatttttaagatctgTAACTGCTAGATATGCTTTGGAAATAAATACCTAAGTGAAACTCAGACTATTCTCTCTGGGAATAAATTTAATCTGTCTATTAACTATCTTTGGTAGAGACCACTAGTTGCACTTACCTCAATTTTGTACtccattttcccccaattttTCCTAGGCATATGACCATCTGGAATAAAAGGTACATTTTTCATCCTTCCTTGTAGTTAGGTATTgtaagttttgaccaatgaaatttaAATGAGGTTGCAACCTTCTCTCACTATCCTCCTTGTTGGCCAGAATGTTGATGTGACAGATGGAGTTTGAACAGCAATCTTGGATCATGAGTTGGAAGCCAAGTGCCGAGGTTGGTAGAGCAGACAGACTTTGAGATACTaaattctgaaattcttttaAGTGAGAGGAAaaactctttctctttttaaaagccaCTGTTATTTGGAGTTTTATGCTGCTATATCTAACCTTAACTGATACACATTTCAATTGTTGGCATATTATTCCTTTATTAGAAATTGtaaataagaaattatttcaaCACCTGAAGACCAAGATACAACAGAAGATTCCATAGGCTCAAGATTTTGACACATCCTATAAAGAGTTTTCTGTAACGCATATCCCTTCCGTGGCATAGCAACATCgttcttctttaaaaaagttaCTGGACAGACATCATTTCCTCCGTCACCTATATAAACAATTCGTGTATAATTCACTCCTTGTTGTAACTGCTCACCTACAAATTCTACTAAAACTACGTTTTTGCAAAGATTTTGGGGGCACCGAGTGCAAGAATGAGTGTGATGTTTTTCCACAGTGAGATGACCACTGCTATCAAATGCTGCTGGATTTGTAAACACCTTATCAAACACATCATGAAAACTGGCAGCTTCTAAAACCCAATCTATGAAGACTGAATTTGAATCTGAAATAATGATGCAGTCAAATTTATTCTTGTTCTTTCTTATAAAGTTTAAAAGTTCCACCATCCCTGGAGTGAAAGGCATTGATATCATTGCTCTCTTCATTTCATCTTCTCTTACACCTTCATCTCCCAAATACTTAAAGACTCTGCCCATAAATTCTGTCCAAAATCCCTTTTTGTAAGAATCTTGCAGTTCAATAGGAAGCTTTTTCTCTGGAGCACATTGTACAATCCAGGTGTCACTATTATCATCTATGATTGTATTGTCAAAGTCAAAAACCAACAAAATTTTCATGGTTCCAGAAACAGATTTGGGTTAccctggaaaagaagaaatgttatTTCCTAAACATATGTTGTTTTATATATCTAGCTATGAGGTGAAgtgtgaaagcattagtcactcagtcatgtttgactctttgcaacttcttggactgtagcccaccaggctcctctgtccgtggaattctccaggcaagcacactggagtgggtagccattccctcctccaggggatcttcccgtcctgggatggaacctgggtctctcacattgcaggcagattatttaccatctgagccagcagggaagccccacctagcTATAGTTATCTATCTAACAACTCTTAATCTGCTAAAAAACAAAGGATGAATAACAAGTTAAAATGACCAAGCACTATAAGACCCACTATTTAAGCACTTTTCCCTAAGCAAAGTTCATATCTGAGTATGTTAAATGAATGGAAAACAGAGTATCTAAAAAGGATACTCATGATATTATTGTGTTCCTGAGGAAGTGATTCTTTGAGCATTCACAATTAAACTATAGAGCAATTCAACGAGAGAAGCAATTAAACAATTATCCCCTTCAAGTTTAATtcagaaaagttgtaaaataagaCCAGAAAAATGTAGGCTAATCATTCTTATTGTCTTTAAATTATCGATCACAAACttattagtttaaaatatttacaataatcTTCATACTAAATAATAGGTCATGTACAATACAGATTCTCTGTGAACTAACCAAAATTCTGACCAAATTTAACATAATGTGAAATCTTGTAAACCTTAAATAACTTTTCTAAAAAGGTTTTTAGCTTGAAATCATTGCCAATGTTAATCAAATGGTTGCTTGATGCTGTACCTGAAATTCTAAACAAATTACTTGAACTGGAAGTGGATTAAATTCTCCCAGACTAGAAATAACTTGTGTTAACAaaaccacatttatttatattttctctagACAGTTTAGCTCTGGAGTTCCAAATAATCTGTATATAAGTGAGTAATCACACTGCTTTTGATATAACAATTACTCAAGTCTCTATTTTCATTAAAAGATAATGAAGGTCATTAGCTGTAAatttcaagagaaaaagaaagaataaactgGTCATAGGTGGTATGAATATCATCATGTAAAAAAGGTAATTATACAGAATTCCCAGGAAAAGTTGCAATTAATGTctgtaaactaaaaaaaaatattttttttaaagagtaattgatattttttgagatatCTGGACTAAGACATTGGACTAAAAACCTCACAATCTCACCATCTCATTTAACTGTCAGAAGCTCATTTAGTAGgaattattattatcttcatcttAAAGatatgtaagggcttccctggtggctcaaaaacagtaaagaatcagcctgcaatgcaggagacctgggttcgattcctgggttgggaagaacccttgcaggagggcatggcaacccattccagtattcttgcctggagaattcccatggacagaaaagcctggtgggctacagtctatggggtcacaaagagtcagacacgactgagcttctAAGCACACCTAAAGATATGTAAACAGGAGCTCAAGTATTAAGTTGGTTAAGTATTAGTTAAATGGCAGAGCTAGAATTTGGTTTCAAGTCTGCCTGACTCCAAAGTTCATGCTTTAGTAACACATTCTAGTGCCTAAGAAGTAGAATAAAGACTATAaatcagtttaaaataaaatactaagtaAGCCAATttgatgaaaagatgttaaatataaaaacacCAATTAATTTCAATGTATACACTAACCATGATATTGTATCTGTGATCTACTTTACAACCATTCTGAGGTTTTAGTAAGaagttccaaaaagaaaaatgaagaacctcatcaaaaagaaaaaagaagagatcaattaaaaatagaaaacatgataTTTATCTAtatgtgagtgaagtgaagtcgctcagtcgtgtccaactctgcaactccatgggctgtagcctgccagtctcctcagtccaaaggattttctaggcaagaatactggagtggtttgccatttccttctccaggggatcttcccaactcagggatcaaatcctggtctccgcactgcaggcacattctttaccatctgagccacacatGATCATATCTATATGTAGTCTCTGGTTTATGATAGATACGCACTAATTGAAACTGAGACTAGAGCTCATGACTCATATACAAGTAAGCATTTTTGGTCTCTCAATTTAGAAAATCTGGAGAACAACTAACCGAGAGATTGTATCTCCTGTTGTATGCATTTAGATGGCATAAAATATTCTGATAGTCTGGATCCTTGAATCTCTAAATGTCTATCCAGGGGTCTCTGATTGGCTTTCAGAGATTTAAGGGCAGAATTCACTCTCCCTAGAAACAAtgtaataaataacaataaagcaCAGTTGACAATCCCATTAGAACTGCACCTaagcacattttaaattaaaatgctttttagGCATTCTGAATTTatacatagtttaaaaaatttttgcaaaTGTAACTCACTGTGGGTTGAAAAGTGTTTCAAGCCTAGACTTAATCAGCCACAAGTTACTAAAATCCCTGCAATATTAACCTCCAAATAAGATGTATCATAAATCTGAAGTTAACAAAGTTTCAACTGTGTTAACTCAGTTTCACTGCTAACTATTAATTTTTATCAACTGTACTTTTCCTAATTTTAGATCTTTTTCTACTagtttttttccccaccactcaacacaaaccttttttaaaaaaaatacttacccAATTTAGTATTTCCAAGACAATCTTCCTTCAGCATACAGCTTAGGTTAAATAGTCATGACTATCTTCATCTTTAAACACCCACCAGTTTCTAACCAACATTACTCCTACGCTATATGCAGGGGAAAAAGTCTTCTGGTTTGGAGCAAGGGAATGGAGACTTcttaaattgtaaaataaaagaatttaagacattttaaaatttatgttttctaatatgcTTTCTTTTACATCAGAAAAGCACCTACTGGCACTgggagaaataaaattttgtttaaacaaaaagtttaaatacAAAACAGGGAATGTCATGCTAATGTAAGTTCCAATAATGAAAACTAGAACTTACATACAAGAATAGGGAACTGCTTAAATAAGATATGCACATGATAGTCCCATAACAGAACATCTATTTCACCAGTAAAAGCTTAAGATGTTCAAATTAAACAAGTCACAAGAGTGTTTACAGTataatctcatttttgtttttaaaaaagaaatatctgtGTACAGTGGTAGCATCAACTGCAGTTTCTACACTGATTTTGTAATAAAGGTGTTCCCCTCCAAATAATTTAAGCTCTGTTTCAAAGTGCATATGCTACCTTCTTAATTTCAcaacaaaggggggaaaaaaaggagtggAGGTCATAGCGTGTAAATAATTTTAGATACACTTGGCTGTAGAGATCCATGCACCAGTTAGAACCAAGTGCTGTTAAGTGAAATCATAACTGAACATTATGTCAAACTGGCAAATTACTGACACCAAATCTTGTAAGATTCAATACTTTTTGTAACCAATTCAGTTAAAATTCCACAGAATTTTTGTTGAGATCATCTCCTTGGGTCTCTAGTGGTTCTGCATATCTTGTAAACAAGGTATTCACTGCCCTTTGCTCTGGACTGTTGTCTCAAAAATTATGTACAGCGAACAGTTTTAAAAGGCAGGCATCCTATGGCAACTGGGGCAAAATTACTGATATTCTGGATACTGCTGTAATTCATCACGTATCTAGGGGGCTGCATCTTCTACAAAACTGTGGCAGGCTAAGTTGTTAGCATGCAAGCAAAGTAAAATCTCTCTCTTGCCAgtttcttacttttttaaaactatGCTTCCAAAAACCCACCAATGTTATATGTGCAAAACTATATTTCTGTCAACAAGTATTTTTATTAATCCTCTCATACTTACCAGCATTATTACGATGGATCATCTGATAGAAAACCTGAAGAAAAATAGTACGACTATGTGTTAGAACTTTAGTGACT includes:
- the PHOSPHO2 gene encoding pyridoxal phosphate phosphatase PHOSPHO2, producing MKILLVFDFDNTIIDDNSDTWIVQCAPEKKLPIELQDSYKKGFWTEFMGRVFKYLGDEGVREDEMKRAMISMPFTPGMVELLNFIRKNKNKFDCIIISDSNSVFIDWVLEAASFHDVFDKVFTNPAAFDSSGHLTVEKHHTHSCTRCPQNLCKNVVLVEFVGEQLQQGVNYTRIVYIGDGGNDVCPVTFLKKNDVAMPRKGYALQKTLYRMCQNLEPMESSVVSWSSGVEIISYLQFLIKE